In a genomic window of Candidatus Cloacimonadota bacterium:
- the recG gene encoding ATP-dependent DNA helicase RecG, which translates to MQKSKEPIHPLNTPIKYLKGVGEYRARLFASLGIETVEDLMEHFPRTYISRIVNPTLATMQEGEMVSFTATISFVDARPTTKGKKILHVGVNDGDIGLVCVWFQYPQSYLKLFKPGMNIWLCGILSSYNSQLQMNHPSFEILDSDKEEEDFWKTRSMLPLYSLKEGLSQGLLRKTILNCFSKFAQHIPESLPEHILQKHKFPPRRAALQLMHFGQQEALIKQTRIRFAYEEFLYSQILWARHKLLHKQQVEGIQFTNKKQLTSTLKTQLRFELTAAQKRVIREIFDDMCSIKQMSRIIQGDVGSGKTIVSVFAMLLAVENSCQAALMVPTEILADQHYQSISFLLKDLPLTVHLLKGGNYKGKSAIKKAIGSGEANIVIGTHALIQQDIQFHALGLVVVDEQHRFGVEQRAKLSKTKGRPDILYLSATPIPRSLAMTVYGDLEVSRIDELPKGRKPVQTYVRGERKFDTVLNDVRQELQKGRQAYFVCPLVEESEKLALLDAKRLFDFLRNKVYTEYCTELIHGRMTASDKESIMQRFKAGEIKILVSTTVIEVGVDVANASVMVIEHAERFGLAQLHQLRGRVGRGSDQSFCYLLWHQPLSRIARERLNTMLSSTDGFEIAEKDLELRGPGELFGIEQSGMPQFKHANLIQDQDILKIAREDAFDIIAQDSQLSHTENERLRNIYLAKYKEKEELIKY; encoded by the coding sequence ATGCAAAAAAGTAAAGAGCCAATTCATCCCTTAAACACTCCTATCAAGTACTTGAAGGGAGTGGGAGAGTATCGTGCCAGGCTTTTTGCCAGTTTGGGCATAGAAACTGTGGAAGACTTGATGGAACACTTTCCTCGCACTTACATTAGTCGCATTGTAAATCCTACTCTTGCCACAATGCAAGAAGGAGAAATGGTTTCTTTTACTGCCACCATATCTTTTGTTGATGCTCGCCCCACTACCAAGGGTAAAAAGATTCTCCACGTAGGCGTAAATGATGGTGATATTGGTTTGGTTTGTGTGTGGTTTCAATACCCTCAGAGTTATTTGAAGCTATTTAAACCAGGCATGAACATCTGGCTTTGCGGTATCCTGTCATCGTATAATTCTCAGTTGCAAATGAATCATCCCTCATTTGAGATCTTAGATAGCGACAAAGAAGAAGAGGATTTTTGGAAAACTCGTAGTATGCTTCCCCTATACAGTCTCAAAGAAGGTCTTAGTCAGGGTTTACTGCGTAAAACCATTCTAAACTGCTTTTCAAAATTTGCCCAGCACATTCCAGAAAGCTTACCGGAACACATATTACAAAAACACAAGTTTCCTCCCCGCAGAGCAGCACTTCAATTGATGCATTTTGGGCAACAGGAAGCGCTTATCAAGCAAACCCGTATTCGTTTTGCCTACGAAGAGTTTTTGTATTCTCAGATATTGTGGGCACGACACAAACTTCTTCATAAACAACAGGTTGAAGGCATTCAATTTACCAACAAAAAACAGCTTACCAGCACTTTGAAAACACAACTCAGGTTCGAGTTAACCGCAGCTCAGAAAAGAGTGATTCGAGAAATTTTTGACGATATGTGTTCGATAAAACAGATGTCTCGCATCATTCAAGGCGATGTTGGCAGCGGAAAAACCATTGTTAGCGTTTTTGCCATGTTATTGGCAGTAGAGAATAGCTGCCAAGCTGCATTGATGGTACCTACTGAAATACTAGCCGATCAGCATTATCAGAGCATCAGCTTTCTGCTTAAGGATTTGCCCCTCACTGTGCATTTGCTTAAAGGCGGAAATTATAAAGGCAAATCAGCCATTAAAAAAGCTATTGGCAGCGGGGAAGCTAATATTGTAATTGGAACCCACGCCCTAATTCAACAAGATATTCAGTTTCATGCGCTGGGCTTGGTAGTAGTAGATGAGCAACACCGTTTTGGTGTAGAGCAACGTGCCAAGCTTTCAAAAACAAAGGGGCGTCCCGATATTCTCTATCTTTCTGCCACTCCCATTCCACGTTCGTTAGCTATGACGGTTTATGGAGATCTTGAGGTAAGCAGAATTGATGAACTGCCCAAAGGTCGCAAACCTGTGCAAACCTATGTAAGGGGAGAACGGAAATTTGATACAGTACTAAACGATGTAAGGCAAGAGTTGCAGAAGGGTCGACAGGCATACTTTGTGTGTCCATTAGTTGAAGAAAGTGAAAAGCTAGCGCTTTTAGATGCCAAAAGGCTTTTTGATTTCTTACGCAACAAAGTTTATACAGAGTATTGTACAGAGCTTATCCATGGGCGTATGACTGCCTCCGATAAAGAGAGCATTATGCAGAGATTCAAAGCTGGAGAGATCAAGATTTTAGTTTCTACTACAGTTATTGAAGTGGGGGTGGATGTAGCCAATGCCTCAGTGATGGTGATCGAACATGCAGAACGCTTTGGTTTGGCTCAACTACACCAGTTAAGGGGCAGAGTCGGCAGAGGTAGCGACCAGTCTTTTTGTTATCTTTTGTGGCACCAACCGCTATCTCGTATTGCGCGGGAACGATTAAACACCATGTTGTCTTCCACCGATGGTTTTGAGATTGCCGAAAAAGATTTGGAATTGCGAGGACCGGGAGAGCTTTTTGGGATAGAGCAATCTGGGATGCCTCAGTTCAAACATGCTAACTTAATCCAGGATCAGGATATACTAAAAATCGCCAGAGAGGACGCTTTCGATATCATTGCCCAAGATTCTCAGCTTAGCCATACCGAAAACGAAAGATTGAGGAATATATATCTTGCTAAATACAAAGAAAAAGAAGAACTTATAAAGTACTAA
- a CDS encoding S8 family serine peptidase, whose product MKKLILLLMLIIITTAAFAVSFDPYWFKSRTIIGCFTTDAIPELEGKLDFTIKDGFVHTGISSIDAITKEFKVVDLIQAHPYVKKPEWNDKGVYLQKIYRFILDSDERIDEAVKALEKDPYLHFAELEAINRQKFVPNDPMLSQQYTHSLLQSFDAWDYVTGSHDVVVAITDSGVKWNHPDLMGNIWINPEESPGMSINWQYGTITGGNGQDAGEGGNKIDDLVGWDFFDSDNNPIQNWSANDHGTHVAGCAAAVGNNGIGVVGTAPNVSILSCKGAPSNENSDGVSYGYDQIKYSAEVGAHVINASWGGPGSGAYPNSIVNYVTALGAAVISAAGNENTEHSSNYQDYPADCLNALNVAATNNTDVKASFSDYGSPIDISAPGATILSTIISGSGYASYNGTSMASPVVAGVAALVKSLHPEYSSEDLRFRLMATADPIDDINPNYVGKLGTGRVNAFTATMYDKIPNIVNEGVTVTEAEGDGDNIANPGETIFINVQLRNAMTGLGIFWKEAQNLTARLRTNYPGITIIDSVSTFGPNGTLSAETSSWNNTPFKISAIADLPSETIPFEIYITSNDNDEYPYHKTIPFTIEIPLYQSGWPIYAGGSASSSAIFVDLDADNHKEIIFGDLDGNIHVANANGEDSIAGFPLNLGSATLGSIAMSSQQNDGSYLFATTLSNHYIAAFDSNGEILFNQAAGSPIRSGALVAKLFSDEEEKIVFNTQNGSLHVYNFDGTSVPNFPLTLAGSGLYLAQPSVADLNGDGNMEIITIALNGYLNAIDPSTGTNISGFPISNSLYASMNTVTVANVDSDSYPELLLTTSNSGYLYGLNHDGSVLFQKNLGGAIRTSPVIADVNNDGSKEIIVIKYNGAIHIMHSDGTDFPNMPISIQASVECTPVVARYDYNSDMASIIFGDSNGYLHSIRMDGTESPNFPIKLNGNLKVSPAISDLDLDGDMDIAIPDNANYYVLDIKRDINDLEWICYLANFGRTNNVHDATSNAVNVTELVATTLFGAYPNPFNPSTTLSFNLQESSPVSLEIYNQKGQKVRSLISETLPAGKHQIIWNGTDDNGNGIASGIYLYRMKSGKYSSTRKMILMK is encoded by the coding sequence ATGAAAAAGCTGATATTACTATTAATGCTGATAATAATTACAACTGCTGCTTTTGCTGTGAGTTTCGATCCTTATTGGTTCAAATCTCGCACCATAATTGGCTGTTTTACTACCGATGCCATCCCCGAACTTGAGGGCAAGCTGGATTTCACCATCAAAGACGGATTTGTCCACACCGGAATATCAAGTATTGATGCCATAACCAAAGAGTTTAAGGTTGTGGACTTAATCCAAGCTCATCCCTATGTTAAGAAGCCTGAGTGGAATGATAAGGGTGTCTACTTACAAAAAATCTACAGATTCATATTAGACTCAGATGAACGCATAGATGAAGCAGTTAAAGCTTTAGAGAAGGACCCTTATTTGCATTTTGCCGAGTTGGAAGCCATCAATCGTCAAAAATTTGTACCCAACGACCCCATGCTGAGTCAACAATATACTCACTCTCTTTTACAAAGCTTTGATGCTTGGGATTATGTTACCGGTAGCCATGATGTTGTAGTGGCAATTACGGATAGCGGTGTTAAATGGAATCACCCCGATTTGATGGGCAATATATGGATAAATCCCGAAGAATCTCCCGGCATGAGTATAAACTGGCAATATGGCACCATCACCGGCGGAAATGGACAAGATGCCGGAGAAGGTGGCAATAAGATTGATGATCTGGTAGGTTGGGATTTCTTCGATTCGGATAATAACCCCATCCAAAACTGGTCAGCAAACGACCACGGTACTCATGTTGCCGGCTGTGCCGCCGCAGTAGGCAACAATGGCATTGGCGTTGTAGGAACTGCACCAAATGTATCTATCCTATCCTGCAAAGGCGCTCCTAGCAATGAGAATTCTGATGGTGTATCCTATGGTTACGACCAAATTAAGTATTCTGCCGAAGTCGGCGCTCACGTTATTAACGCCAGTTGGGGAGGTCCCGGAAGTGGAGCCTACCCAAATAGCATTGTAAATTATGTTACAGCTTTAGGCGCAGCGGTTATTTCTGCAGCCGGGAACGAAAACACTGAACACAGCAGCAACTATCAGGATTACCCGGCAGATTGTTTAAATGCTCTTAATGTGGCAGCCACAAATAATACTGATGTAAAAGCATCTTTCTCAGATTATGGCTCACCCATCGACATTAGCGCTCCCGGCGCCACAATCCTGTCCACTATCATTAGTGGCTCCGGTTATGCAAGTTATAACGGAACATCGATGGCAAGCCCAGTAGTGGCCGGTGTAGCTGCTTTGGTAAAAAGCTTGCATCCAGAATATAGCTCAGAAGATCTTCGTTTTCGCTTGATGGCAACCGCCGATCCTATTGATGATATAAACCCAAACTATGTGGGAAAACTGGGAACAGGCAGAGTTAATGCTTTTACTGCCACCATGTACGATAAAATTCCGAACATAGTAAATGAAGGCGTTACTGTTACAGAAGCCGAGGGTGATGGCGATAACATTGCCAATCCCGGCGAGACCATTTTTATAAACGTACAGCTCAGGAATGCCATGACCGGATTAGGGATTTTCTGGAAAGAAGCGCAAAACCTTACTGCACGGCTTAGAACTAACTATCCTGGTATTACTATCATAGATTCTGTATCTACCTTTGGTCCAAATGGTACTTTATCTGCCGAAACCAGTTCATGGAACAACACCCCCTTTAAGATTAGTGCCATTGCAGATCTTCCTTCCGAAACCATCCCCTTTGAAATATACATTACTTCCAACGATAATGATGAGTATCCTTACCACAAAACAATTCCTTTCACTATAGAGATACCTCTTTACCAGTCGGGCTGGCCAATATACGCAGGAGGATCTGCTTCAAGTTCTGCCATTTTTGTAGATCTCGATGCGGATAATCATAAGGAAATAATATTTGGCGATTTGGATGGCAACATTCATGTAGCTAACGCCAATGGCGAAGACAGCATTGCCGGCTTCCCGCTTAACTTAGGCTCTGCCACTTTGGGATCAATTGCTATGAGTAGCCAACAGAATGATGGTAGTTATCTTTTTGCCACTACCTTAAGTAACCACTACATAGCTGCATTTGATTCCAACGGGGAGATTTTGTTTAATCAAGCAGCCGGAAGTCCGATTCGTAGTGGCGCTCTTGTAGCAAAGCTGTTCTCAGACGAAGAAGAAAAAATTGTGTTCAATACGCAAAATGGAAGCTTGCATGTGTATAATTTTGACGGGACAAGCGTTCCCAACTTCCCGCTTACTTTAGCAGGATCGGGTTTGTATCTCGCTCAGCCATCGGTTGCCGACCTTAATGGTGATGGAAATATGGAGATTATCACCATTGCATTGAATGGTTATCTTAACGCCATTGACCCCTCCACCGGCACAAATATCAGTGGCTTTCCCATTTCCAATAGTTTGTATGCGAGCATGAATACTGTTACTGTTGCCAATGTGGATTCGGACTCATATCCGGAACTTCTTTTAACTACATCCAACTCCGGTTATCTGTATGGGTTAAATCATGATGGCAGCGTATTGTTCCAGAAAAACCTGGGTGGCGCAATTAGAACCAGTCCCGTTATAGCAGATGTAAACAATGATGGTTCCAAAGAAATTATTGTAATTAAGTATAATGGTGCTATTCATATTATGCATAGTGATGGCACCGATTTCCCGAATATGCCCATAAGCATTCAAGCATCCGTTGAATGCACACCCGTTGTTGCCCGCTACGATTATAATTCCGATATGGCAAGTATAATCTTTGGCGATTCAAACGGATACCTACACTCTATAAGAATGGATGGAACGGAATCGCCCAATTTCCCCATAAAATTAAACGGAAACCTCAAGGTTTCTCCTGCAATTTCGGATCTTGATCTGGATGGAGATATGGATATTGCAATACCGGATAATGCCAACTATTATGTTCTTGATATTAAACGCGATATCAACGACTTGGAATGGATCTGCTATCTTGCCAATTTTGGGCGCACAAATAACGTACATGATGCCACCTCAAATGCTGTAAACGTTACTGAATTAGTTGCAACCACGCTTTTCGGAGCATATCCAAATCCATTTAACCCTAGCACAACTCTGAGCTTCAATTTGCAGGAAAGCTCACCGGTTAGCCTTGAGATATACAATCAAAAGGGGCAGAAAGTACGCAGCCTAATAAGTGAAACCCTGCCTGCCGGTAAGCATCAAATTATATGGAACGGAACCGATGATAATGGCAATGGCATAGCCAGCGGCATATACCTGTATCGGATGAAATCCGGAAAATATAGCTCAACTCGCAAAATGATACTCATGAAATAG
- the der gene encoding ribosome biogenesis GTPase Der produces MRKYIVSILGRPNVGKSTLFNRLCRKRTAIVDFESGITRDRKYEDVEWNGKVFKLIDTGGIVYDSSDPMDKNILNQALLAIDESDVIIFMVDAQTGTTDLDLAIAKILFPHRDKVILVANKADSEKLEWEVYDFLQLGFGDAFPISASHGRNTGDFLDELVAMIPNTMDAGIEEKTESTRIAVVGKPNVGKSSIVNLLLGEEKQIVTDVPGTTRDSIDTLFRYHGKDYTLVDTAGLRRKKKVTYGVEYFSVMRTIEAVDRCDIVVLVLAANEPISTQDLKIASYAQRKMKEILIVYNKWDLVERDSGTTGQFIKNLHHEMPFIQFAPVIFISAKTHQRIHRLMETVVNIEEESKKRVPTSELNRFMETVVARRPPTHPTGRHVKIFYITQASVKPPIFVFFCNSPALITENYRKFLHNQLREVFAFSGVSIKLIFKGRKEEDIEDDRS; encoded by the coding sequence ATGAGAAAATACATTGTCTCAATATTGGGACGACCAAACGTGGGGAAATCCACATTATTCAATCGGCTTTGCCGCAAACGGACAGCCATTGTAGATTTTGAGTCTGGCATCACTCGGGATCGCAAGTATGAAGATGTGGAATGGAATGGCAAGGTATTCAAACTAATTGATACTGGTGGCATTGTTTACGATAGCAGTGATCCTATGGATAAAAACATCCTCAATCAAGCCCTACTGGCCATTGATGAAAGCGATGTAATAATCTTTATGGTAGATGCACAAACTGGTACCACAGATCTGGATCTTGCCATCGCAAAGATTCTCTTCCCTCATCGAGATAAAGTAATTCTGGTTGCCAATAAAGCAGATAGTGAGAAGCTGGAATGGGAAGTCTATGACTTTCTGCAGCTTGGTTTTGGCGATGCCTTCCCAATATCTGCCTCACATGGCCGAAATACTGGAGATTTTCTGGATGAATTAGTAGCCATGATTCCCAATACTATGGATGCCGGAATTGAAGAGAAAACAGAAAGTACCCGCATTGCCGTTGTCGGAAAACCAAATGTTGGAAAAAGCTCAATAGTAAATTTGCTTTTGGGAGAAGAAAAGCAGATTGTTACCGACGTACCGGGAACAACTCGAGATAGCATAGATACATTGTTTAGGTACCACGGTAAAGATTATACTCTTGTAGATACTGCCGGATTAAGACGTAAGAAGAAAGTAACTTACGGAGTAGAATACTTTAGCGTTATGCGCACCATAGAAGCCGTAGATCGCTGCGACATAGTTGTTTTAGTATTGGCTGCCAATGAACCGATTAGCACGCAAGATCTGAAAATAGCTTCTTATGCCCAACGTAAAATGAAAGAAATCCTAATTGTTTACAATAAATGGGATCTTGTAGAACGAGACAGCGGAACAACGGGTCAGTTCATTAAAAATCTGCATCACGAGATGCCTTTTATCCAATTTGCGCCGGTAATATTTATTTCAGCAAAAACTCATCAACGTATTCATAGACTAATGGAAACCGTAGTAAACATAGAAGAAGAAAGTAAAAAACGGGTGCCAACATCAGAATTGAACCGATTTATGGAAACTGTTGTCGCCCGCAGACCTCCAACTCACCCTACCGGACGTCATGTTAAGATCTTCTACATCACCCAAGCTTCGGTAAAACCGCCTATATTTGTGTTCTTTTGCAACTCACCCGCTTTGATAACCGAAAACTATCGCAAATTCTTACACAATCAATTGCGCGAAGTGTTCGCATTTTCCGGAGTTTCTATCAAACTGATCTTTAAGGGACGCAAAGAAGAGGATATTGAAGATGATCGCTCCTGA